A section of the Mesobacillus jeotgali genome encodes:
- the clpP gene encoding ATP-dependent Clp endopeptidase proteolytic subunit ClpP, whose product MSTIPYVIEQSNRGERSYDIYSRLLKDRIIMLGDEINDQVANSVIAQLLFLEADNPEKDISIYINSPGGSTTAGFAIFDTMEYIKPDISTICIGMAASFGAMLLLAGTKGKRFALPNSEIMIHQPLGGARGQATEIEISAKRILKLREHINHLISERTGQPVEKIEKDTDRDYFMSAQEALEYGVIDKIITRTR is encoded by the coding sequence ATGAGTACAATTCCTTATGTCATTGAACAATCCAACCGGGGCGAGCGTTCCTACGATATCTATTCCCGTCTGTTAAAAGACCGCATCATTATGCTTGGAGATGAAATCAATGATCAGGTGGCAAACAGTGTTATTGCTCAGCTTCTTTTTCTTGAAGCGGATAATCCTGAAAAGGATATCTCCATCTATATTAATAGTCCTGGAGGTTCAACCACAGCGGGTTTCGCGATATTTGATACGATGGAGTACATCAAACCCGATATCAGCACAATCTGTATTGGAATGGCCGCATCTTTTGGAGCCATGCTGCTGCTTGCCGGCACAAAGGGGAAAAGGTTTGCATTGCCAAACAGTGAAATCATGATTCATCAGCCGCTTGGCGGTGCCAGAGGCCAGGCGACGGAGATAGAAATTTCCGCTAAAAGAATCCTGAAGCTTCGTGAACATATAAATCACCTGATCTCAGAACGCACTGGTCAGCCAGTTGAAAAAATTGAAAAAGACACAGACCGTGATTACTTTATGAGTGCCC
- a CDS encoding sigma-70 family RNA polymerase sigma factor, which translates to MSIDKLRSLNRAEDTGIMIHYKSLQQYCRFLTKSSWDADDLVQEVTVKAIRHYAPSQISSALLKKMAYHQWVDTIRKQSREIKGIPENLASFNQESVRDTVELVMSKLTPKQAVIFILKEAFRFQSKEIADLLDSTEVAIKAALHRARKRLEREGSLREVNQELNEEEEQLLSELLAESLQSEDPTVLLEHIQDIPVLAPCSPEMSLHSCSPLSTLNMAA; encoded by the coding sequence CGATCGATAAACTCAGGAGTTTGAATAGAGCAGAGGATACGGGGATCATGATCCACTATAAAAGTCTGCAGCAGTATTGCCGTTTTCTTACCAAGAGCAGCTGGGATGCCGACGACCTGGTCCAGGAAGTAACGGTGAAGGCAATTCGCCATTATGCGCCGTCGCAAATAAGCTCTGCTTTATTGAAAAAAATGGCTTATCATCAATGGGTAGATACAATCAGGAAGCAAAGCCGGGAGATAAAGGGGATACCAGAGAATCTTGCCTCATTCAATCAGGAGAGCGTAAGGGATACTGTCGAGTTGGTTATGTCCAAATTGACGCCGAAGCAAGCAGTGATTTTTATCCTGAAGGAAGCGTTCCGATTTCAATCAAAGGAGATTGCCGATTTGCTGGACTCTACGGAAGTGGCTATTAAAGCAGCACTCCATCGTGCCAGGAAAAGACTCGAAAGGGAAGGAAGCCTTCGTGAAGTGAATCAGGAACTCAACGAGGAAGAAGAACAGCTGCTGTCAGAGTTGCTTGCCGAATCGCTTCAATCTGAGGATCCGACTGTACTGCTTGAACATATCCAGGATATCCCGGTACTTGCTCCATGTTCACCGGAAATGTCCCTGCACTCCTGTTCGCCGCTCTCTACTTTGAATATGGCTGCTTAA